One genomic window of Comamonas antarctica includes the following:
- a CDS encoding NAD(P)H-quinone oxidoreductase, with translation MQAIDMDEFGGPEVLVACEVAAPQLRPHDLLVRNAAIGVNRADILQRKGAFGRANFGDSELMGLEIAGTVEAVGAQVQGFAVGDRVMGIVGGGSYAELSRIDHRMAMKVPDQLTLIEAGAIAEVFVTAHEAMFHLARLQPGESVLIHAAGGGVGSAAVQLAHAAGARVFATASADKHDAVRGCGADVCIDYRSQDFQAVVAEQTAGKGVDVVIDFIGPSYLERNVRSLAVGGRMVVVGLLGGPAPAPMPLDVLLYRHLQIFGTVMKSRPPEVKQAMVQRFAQRWLGALADGTIRPVIDSTYALADAAAAHRRMESGRNVGKILLLPEAGKG, from the coding sequence ATGCAAGCAATCGACATGGATGAGTTCGGCGGCCCCGAGGTGCTGGTGGCGTGCGAAGTCGCGGCGCCGCAGCTGCGCCCGCATGACCTGCTGGTGCGCAATGCGGCCATTGGCGTCAATCGCGCCGACATCCTGCAGCGCAAGGGCGCGTTCGGGCGCGCGAATTTCGGCGATTCGGAGCTGATGGGCCTGGAGATCGCGGGCACGGTCGAGGCCGTGGGCGCGCAGGTGCAGGGCTTTGCCGTCGGCGACCGGGTGATGGGCATCGTCGGCGGCGGCTCGTATGCCGAGCTGTCGCGCATCGACCACCGCATGGCGATGAAGGTGCCTGACCAGTTGACGCTGATCGAGGCCGGCGCGATTGCCGAGGTGTTCGTCACCGCCCATGAGGCAATGTTCCATCTGGCGCGGCTGCAGCCCGGCGAATCGGTGCTGATCCACGCGGCCGGCGGCGGCGTCGGCTCGGCCGCGGTGCAGCTCGCGCATGCCGCGGGCGCACGCGTGTTTGCCACGGCCAGCGCCGACAAGCACGACGCGGTGCGCGGCTGCGGCGCGGATGTGTGCATCGACTACCGCAGCCAGGATTTCCAGGCCGTGGTGGCCGAGCAGACCGCGGGCAAGGGCGTGGATGTGGTGATCGATTTCATCGGTCCGAGCTATCTGGAGCGCAATGTGCGCTCGCTGGCCGTGGGCGGGCGCATGGTGGTCGTGGGCCTGCTGGGCGGCCCGGCGCCCGCGCCCATGCCGCTTGATGTGCTGCTGTACCGCCACCTGCAGATCTTCGGCACGGTGATGAAGTCGCGCCCGCCCGAGGTCAAGCAGGCCATGGTGCAGCGCTTTGCCCAGCGCTGGCTTGGCGCGCTGGCCGACGGCACGATCCGTCCGGTGATCGACAGCACCTACGCGCTGGCCGATGCGGCCGCGGCACACCGGCGCATGGAATCGGGCCGGAACGTGGGCAAGATCCTGTTGCTGCCGGAGGCGGGCAAGGGCTGA
- a CDS encoding ribonuclease HI family protein: protein MDSQQWTVYIDGSAFPNPGRMQIGGIAYAPDGSAHRFSQALAAHGCNNEAEALAAIHALQWLQAQHAQQVLLHTDNSILAEQLGRAQPKRIERLAAVYAQARTLLAQFDEVQVQWIPRHKNATADALARGAAPAGS from the coding sequence ATGGATTCGCAGCAATGGACGGTCTATATCGACGGCAGCGCCTTTCCCAATCCGGGTCGGATGCAGATTGGCGGCATTGCCTATGCGCCCGACGGCAGCGCGCACCGCTTCAGCCAGGCGCTGGCCGCGCACGGCTGCAACAACGAAGCCGAAGCGCTGGCCGCCATCCACGCGCTGCAGTGGCTGCAGGCGCAGCATGCGCAGCAGGTGCTGCTGCACACCGACAACAGCATTCTTGCCGAGCAGCTCGGGCGGGCCCAGCCCAAGCGCATCGAACGCCTGGCCGCGGTCTACGCACAGGCGCGCACGCTGCTGGCGCAGTTCGACGAGGTGCAGGTGCAATGGATTCCGCGCCACAAGAACGCGACGGCCGATGCGCTGGCCCGCGGCGCGGCGCCCGCTGGCAGCTAA
- a CDS encoding acyl-CoA dehydrogenase family protein, whose translation MTQNPPLSAADPYAAFRAELLAFTQQPELAPLKEKVRSNQKMTRAEYSAWQQALHARGWGAPNWPVEYGGTGWDLQQRYLFEEITAQADCPPAYHHGIGHIGPVIMHFGSDAVKQRFLPRILDGSEHWCQGYSEPGAGSDLASLKTTAVRDGDHYVLNGQKIWTSHAHEADMMYTLVRTSTEGRKQAGISLLLVPLDTPGIEIREIRTIDQWHHVNEVFLNDVRVPVANLVGVEGEGWKCAKFLLDRERLSPATVPRLARQLEQVAELLAQKMQARPNLPSIHALQERLFLAQASAKGARQMLLSAIQEEMRGTLASSKSSALKLHTSELSQQIVGIAFDIAGPEYAARLEPEVEAPDGSDELDLERQLTHTYLFYRSRTIAGGTSEVQKNVIARDLFGA comes from the coding sequence ATGACACAGAACCCTCCCCTCTCCGCCGCCGATCCCTACGCCGCCTTCCGCGCGGAACTGCTCGCGTTCACGCAGCAGCCCGAGCTCGCGCCACTCAAGGAAAAAGTGCGCAGCAACCAGAAGATGACGCGCGCCGAATACAGCGCCTGGCAGCAAGCCCTGCATGCGCGCGGCTGGGGCGCGCCCAACTGGCCCGTCGAGTACGGCGGCACGGGCTGGGACCTGCAGCAGCGCTACCTGTTCGAGGAAATCACCGCCCAGGCCGATTGCCCGCCGGCCTACCACCATGGCATCGGCCATATCGGGCCGGTGATCATGCATTTCGGCAGCGACGCGGTAAAGCAGCGCTTCCTGCCGCGCATCCTCGACGGCAGCGAACACTGGTGCCAGGGCTACTCCGAGCCCGGCGCCGGCTCCGACCTGGCCTCGCTCAAGACCACGGCGGTGCGCGACGGCGACCACTATGTGCTCAATGGCCAGAAGATCTGGACCTCGCACGCGCATGAAGCCGACATGATGTACACGCTGGTGCGCACCTCGACCGAGGGCCGCAAGCAAGCCGGCATCTCGCTGCTGCTGGTGCCACTCGACACGCCGGGCATCGAGATCCGCGAGATCCGCACCATCGACCAGTGGCACCATGTCAACGAGGTGTTCCTCAACGATGTGCGCGTGCCCGTCGCCAACCTGGTGGGCGTCGAGGGCGAAGGCTGGAAGTGCGCGAAGTTCCTGCTCGACCGCGAGCGCCTGTCGCCGGCCACGGTGCCGCGCCTGGCGCGCCAGCTCGAGCAGGTGGCCGAACTGCTGGCGCAGAAGATGCAGGCCCGGCCCAATCTGCCCAGCATCCATGCGCTGCAGGAGCGTTTGTTCCTGGCCCAGGCCTCGGCCAAGGGCGCGCGCCAGATGCTGCTGAGCGCGATCCAGGAGGAAATGCGCGGCACGCTGGCCTCGTCGAAGTCCTCGGCGCTGAAGCTGCATACCTCCGAGCTGTCGCAGCAGATCGTCGGCATTGCCTTCGATATCGCCGGCCCCGAATACGCGGCGCGGCTGGAGCCCGAGGTGGAGGCGCCCGATGGCAGCGACGAGCTCGACCTCGAACGCCAGCTGACCCATACCTACCTGTTCTACCGCTCGCGCACGATTGCCGGCGGCACCAGCGAGGTGCAGAAGAACGTGATTGCCCGCGACCTGTTTGGAGCCTGA
- a CDS encoding SDR family oxidoreductase, with amino-acid sequence MKKTDKKPTAAVEKTVAKQKDIQAKQDAADKKPKKAKSAAAAPGPHRAEPTAPMSRQHLEKPGKEGQMQQPPRYEAPGYQGSGKLKGMNALITGGDSGIGRAVAVLFAREGANVAIAYLSEHEDAQKTCALIEAEGAKSFAISGDVKDAQFCRQAVQQVVEQFGGLNILVNNAAFQEHAESLEDLTEERIDETFRTNIFGYMLMAKAALPHLSSGDCIINTGSVTGLSGSKNLLDYSATKGAIHAFTKALASNLVDQGIRVNAVAPGPVWTPLNPADKSGDELAKFGADTDLGRAAQPEELSPAYVFLAAPCCSSYITGIVLPVTGSVGA; translated from the coding sequence ATGAAGAAAACCGACAAGAAACCCACTGCCGCCGTCGAGAAAACCGTGGCCAAGCAAAAGGACATCCAGGCCAAGCAGGATGCTGCGGACAAGAAGCCGAAGAAAGCCAAGTCCGCCGCGGCCGCTCCCGGCCCACACCGCGCCGAGCCCACCGCGCCCATGAGCCGCCAGCATCTGGAAAAGCCCGGCAAGGAAGGCCAGATGCAGCAGCCGCCGCGCTACGAGGCTCCCGGTTACCAGGGCAGCGGCAAGCTCAAGGGCATGAATGCGCTGATCACCGGCGGCGACTCGGGCATCGGCCGCGCGGTGGCGGTGCTGTTCGCGCGCGAAGGCGCGAATGTCGCGATTGCCTATCTCAGCGAGCATGAAGACGCGCAAAAGACCTGCGCGCTGATCGAGGCCGAAGGCGCGAAGAGTTTCGCCATCTCCGGTGACGTCAAGGACGCGCAGTTCTGCCGGCAGGCGGTGCAGCAGGTGGTCGAGCAGTTCGGCGGCCTGAACATACTGGTCAACAATGCCGCCTTCCAGGAGCATGCCGAGTCGCTCGAAGACCTGACCGAAGAACGCATCGACGAGACCTTCCGCACCAATATCTTTGGCTACATGCTGATGGCCAAGGCCGCGCTGCCGCACCTGTCGAGCGGCGACTGCATCATCAACACCGGCTCGGTCACCGGCCTGAGCGGCAGCAAGAACCTGCTCGATTACTCGGCCACCAAGGGCGCGATACATGCCTTCACCAAGGCGCTGGCCTCGAACCTGGTGGACCAGGGCATCCGCGTCAACGCCGTTGCGCCCGGCCCGGTCTGGACCCCGCTCAACCCGGCCGACAAGAGCGGCGACGAACTCGCGAAGTTCGGCGCCGACACCGACCTGGGCCGCGCCGCCCAGCCCGAGGAACTGTCGCCGGCCTATGTATTCCTGGCCGCGCCCTGCTGCTCGAGCTACATCACCGGCATCGTGCTGCCGGTCACGGGCAGCGTCGGCGCCTGA
- a CDS encoding SDR family NAD(P)-dependent oxidoreductase has product MTPTTTSIPEMPALGRLAGRRIVVTGAASGIGAAIAELFVAEGAQLAALDRHAEGIRHGTALTADVSDEASVAQAIEQAARAMGGIDGLVNAAGIANGELLSEVSLEDWRRVIDVNLTGSFLMARACYPHLRAVQDSTIVNFSSGQGLQPFLRRGAYAASKAGVISLSKSLAMEWAPIRVNTICPGAVDTPMVRNGYDPEVLRTQVGARYALGRVAEAVEIARAALYLTGGESSFITGVALAVDGGRSYH; this is encoded by the coding sequence ATGACACCTACCACCACTTCCATTCCCGAGATGCCCGCGCTGGGCCGCCTGGCCGGCCGCCGCATCGTCGTCACGGGCGCGGCCTCGGGCATTGGCGCGGCCATTGCCGAGCTGTTTGTCGCCGAGGGCGCGCAGCTTGCCGCGCTCGATCGCCATGCCGAGGGCATCCGGCACGGCACGGCCCTCACGGCCGATGTCTCCGACGAGGCTTCGGTGGCCCAGGCCATCGAACAAGCGGCCCGCGCCATGGGCGGCATCGACGGCCTGGTCAACGCCGCCGGCATCGCCAATGGCGAACTGCTCAGCGAAGTCAGCCTTGAAGACTGGCGCCGCGTGATCGATGTCAATCTCACGGGCAGCTTCCTGATGGCGCGCGCCTGCTATCCCCATCTGCGCGCGGTCCAGGACAGCACCATCGTCAACTTCTCCTCGGGCCAGGGCCTGCAGCCCTTCCTGCGCCGCGGCGCGTATGCGGCATCGAAGGCCGGCGTGATCTCGCTGTCGAAGTCGCTGGCCATGGAATGGGCGCCGATCCGCGTCAACACCATTTGCCCCGGCGCGGTCGACACGCCGATGGTGCGCAACGGCTACGACCCCGAGGTGCTGCGCACCCAGGTCGGGGCGCGCTATGCGCTCGGCCGCGTTGCCGAGGCCGTGGAAATCGCGCGTGCCGCGCTCTACCTCACGGGCGGCGAATCCTCGTTCATCACCGGCGTCGCGCTGGCGGTCGATGGCGGCCGCAGCTACCACTGA
- a CDS encoding Bug family tripartite tricarboxylate transporter substrate binding protein: protein MLIRHLRLGLAALFCAASAQAQPVQNFPTKPVQIIVPYAAGGVTDILARIVAQRLSERWKQPVIVDNRPGAGTVIGTAAAAKAPGDGHTLLITAFGFTANQVLVPNLPYKPEALAPLAMLADSYSYLYVNAAVPANNIPELIAYAKAHPGMTFASSGNGSSPHIAAEGFAARTGIDIVHVPYKGNGPAINDLVGGQVQALFDSSATMSFVQTGKLKVLGIGSREPIKRAPELVPIARSGVPALADFTASGWFGMFVPASTPPALQKKIYADVQAVLETKDMHDAIYKTGLEPALMTQQGFDDYLKKTLATWAPVIRERKIRLD from the coding sequence ATGTTGATTCGCCATTTACGCCTCGGTCTCGCCGCCCTTTTCTGCGCCGCCTCGGCGCAGGCGCAGCCGGTGCAGAACTTCCCGACCAAGCCGGTGCAGATCATCGTGCCTTATGCCGCCGGGGGCGTGACGGACATCCTGGCGCGCATCGTCGCGCAGCGGCTGTCGGAGCGCTGGAAGCAGCCGGTGATCGTCGACAACCGCCCTGGCGCGGGCACGGTGATCGGCACGGCCGCCGCGGCCAAGGCGCCGGGCGACGGCCATACGCTGCTGATCACGGCGTTTGGCTTCACCGCCAACCAGGTGCTGGTGCCCAACCTGCCCTACAAGCCCGAGGCGCTCGCGCCGCTGGCGATGCTGGCCGACTCGTACAGCTACCTCTATGTCAATGCCGCGGTGCCGGCCAACAACATTCCCGAACTGATTGCCTATGCCAAGGCGCATCCGGGCATGACGTTTGCCTCGTCGGGCAACGGCTCGAGCCCGCATATCGCGGCCGAGGGCTTTGCCGCGCGCACCGGCATCGACATCGTGCATGTGCCCTACAAGGGCAACGGCCCGGCCATCAACGACCTGGTCGGCGGCCAGGTGCAGGCGCTGTTCGACAGCTCGGCGACCATGAGCTTCGTGCAGACCGGCAAGCTCAAGGTGCTGGGCATAGGCAGCCGCGAGCCCATCAAGCGCGCGCCCGAGCTGGTGCCGATCGCCAGGTCCGGCGTGCCGGCGCTCGCCGACTTCACGGCCAGCGGCTGGTTCGGCATGTTCGTGCCCGCCTCGACGCCGCCGGCGCTGCAAAAGAAGATCTACGCCGATGTGCAGGCCGTGCTGGAAACCAAGGACATGCACGACGCGATCTACAAGACCGGCCTCGAGCCCGCGCTGATGACGCAGCAGGGCTTTGACGACTACCTGAAGAAGACGCTCGCCACCTGGGCGCCGGTGATCCGCGAACGCAAGATCCGCCTCGACTGA
- a CDS encoding LysR family transcriptional regulator: MNWDDTRIFLALTRTPSLRAAARSLGIDQATVGRRLAALETQLGAKLFLRASQGYLLTAAGEAALDAAQRMEHAAMELRSRIEGHDETPGGLVRVTSTDSIATEFLLPAIERLQQRWPQIRVDLEVSTQMLSLGRRQSDIAFRNQRPDSPELVVRRVVAWPVGLFASAAYVQRFGTPVPDDGLRGHHLVAYAPHLAQKSFATLLDVPARQARIALAANSSLLVRKAVAAGIGIGEMPVPLGEREGLLRLWPQQRRSKDYEVWQVLHPDLQRTARVRVTAEFLGAALAASSA, from the coding sequence ATGAACTGGGACGACACGCGCATTTTCCTGGCCCTCACGCGCACGCCTTCGCTGCGCGCGGCGGCGCGCAGCCTGGGCATCGACCAGGCCACCGTGGGCCGGCGCCTCGCGGCGCTGGAAACCCAGCTCGGCGCCAAGCTGTTCCTGCGCGCCAGCCAGGGCTATCTGCTCACGGCCGCGGGCGAGGCCGCGCTCGATGCCGCGCAGCGCATGGAGCACGCAGCAATGGAGTTGCGCAGCCGCATCGAGGGGCATGATGAAACGCCGGGCGGCCTGGTGCGCGTCACCAGCACCGACTCGATCGCCACCGAATTCCTGCTGCCCGCGATCGAGCGCCTGCAGCAGCGCTGGCCGCAAATCCGCGTCGACCTGGAGGTCTCGACGCAGATGCTGAGCCTGGGGCGCCGGCAGTCGGATATCGCGTTTCGCAACCAGCGCCCCGACTCCCCCGAGCTGGTGGTGCGCCGCGTGGTGGCCTGGCCCGTGGGCCTGTTTGCCAGCGCCGCCTATGTCCAGCGCTTTGGCACGCCCGTGCCCGACGACGGGCTGCGCGGCCACCATCTCGTTGCCTACGCGCCGCACCTGGCGCAAAAGTCCTTTGCCACCTTGCTCGACGTGCCCGCGCGCCAGGCGCGCATTGCGCTGGCCGCGAACTCCAGCCTGCTGGTGCGCAAGGCAGTGGCTGCCGGCATCGGCATCGGCGAGATGCCGGTGCCGCTGGGCGAGCGCGAAGGCCTGCTGCGCCTGTGGCCGCAGCAGCGCCGCAGCAAAGACTACGAGGTCTGGCAGGTGCTGCATCCCGACCTGCAGCGCACGGCGCGGGTGCGCGTCACGGCCGAGTTCCTGGGCGCCGCGCTGGCGGCGTCAAGCGCGTGA
- a CDS encoding GGDEF domain-containing protein, with product MVDDQDRAVWANHAFLVLYGQPDIESLGACRFEEIYAQAWRGAEPSADYARGVAILTERQRFSGAPYVLALPHNRWVRILELRGTQANGSSFFSHVDVTAARRQQDELRKMTRHLASLAGKDALTGLANRRRFDEVLEAQCRAYRQSETMLALLMLDVDHFKQVNDAFGHPFGDEVLKSFATVLTHVVQRPGSLVARYGGEEFAILLPETDAASAARLAEFLRQQVAAMALGNEHTGAVRITVSIGIASAIHCAPDYACATLVDMADRALYDAKRSGRNQVAVAG from the coding sequence ATGGTCGATGACCAGGACCGGGCGGTGTGGGCCAACCATGCGTTCCTGGTGCTGTACGGCCAGCCGGACATCGAGAGCCTGGGTGCGTGCCGCTTCGAAGAGATCTACGCCCAGGCCTGGCGCGGCGCCGAGCCGTCGGCGGACTATGCGCGCGGCGTCGCCATCCTCACCGAGCGCCAGCGTTTTTCCGGTGCGCCCTATGTGCTGGCGCTGCCGCACAACCGCTGGGTGCGCATTCTCGAGCTGCGCGGCACCCAGGCCAACGGCAGCAGCTTTTTCTCGCATGTCGATGTCACCGCCGCGCGCCGCCAGCAGGACGAGCTGCGCAAGATGACCCGGCACCTGGCTTCGCTCGCGGGCAAGGATGCCCTGACCGGCCTGGCCAACCGCCGGCGCTTCGACGAGGTGCTCGAGGCCCAATGCCGCGCGTACCGGCAGTCCGAGACCATGCTGGCGCTGCTGATGCTGGACGTCGACCATTTCAAGCAGGTCAACGATGCCTTTGGCCATCCGTTTGGCGATGAAGTGCTCAAGAGCTTTGCCACGGTGCTGACGCATGTGGTGCAGCGCCCCGGCAGCCTGGTGGCGCGCTATGGCGGCGAGGAATTCGCCATCCTGCTGCCCGAAACCGATGCCGCGAGCGCCGCCAGGCTCGCGGAGTTCCTGCGCCAGCAGGTGGCGGCCATGGCGCTGGGCAACGAGCATACCGGCGCGGTGCGCATCACCGTGAGCATCGGCATTGCCAGCGCCATCCACTGCGCGCCCGACTACGCCTGCGCCACGCTGGTCGACATGGCCGACCGCGCCCTGTACGACGCCAAGCGCTCCGGCCGCAACCAGGTGGCAGTGGCCGGGTAG
- a CDS encoding acyl-CoA dehydrogenase family protein: protein MTFQVTPMFPGDLYDSTDRMAGAGAADWSQILALGWQGVLVDENHGGVGASLSEFSAIAEAAGRHALALPLIARCVVAPMLLAAAGASAPARALLEQLAAGAASVCPVLGSDVQATPEGAGRVRLQGQLRGADLSADASHLLFDTPTQLVLVEAAALPAARYYTGLDGRRSADIALDGVTVDASQLLLQGEAVAAAVKVATDTAAVMTCAQTVGALGAMVEQTIDYLSTRTQFGVQLSTFQALRHRLVEMYVAYESARGLVKDVTEALSADPTGQSRDAALTKLYLASVGRTVAESAIQLHGGMGMTTEMPAARLAMHTLMCNLQYGDRFHYLDALSAQMAEDVAALPA from the coding sequence ATGACTTTCCAAGTGACCCCGATGTTTCCCGGCGACCTGTATGACTCCACCGACCGCATGGCCGGCGCGGGCGCGGCCGACTGGAGCCAGATCCTGGCGCTGGGCTGGCAAGGCGTGCTGGTGGACGAGAACCATGGCGGCGTGGGCGCCTCGCTCAGCGAGTTCTCGGCGATTGCCGAAGCCGCGGGCCGGCATGCGCTGGCGCTGCCGCTGATCGCGCGCTGCGTGGTCGCGCCCATGCTGCTGGCCGCGGCCGGGGCGTCGGCGCCAGCGCGCGCACTGCTTGAACAGCTGGCGGCGGGCGCGGCGTCGGTCTGCCCGGTGCTGGGCAGCGACGTCCAGGCCACGCCCGAGGGCGCGGGCCGCGTGCGCCTGCAAGGGCAGCTGCGCGGCGCGGACCTGAGCGCCGACGCCAGCCATCTGCTGTTCGATACGCCGACGCAGCTGGTGCTGGTCGAGGCCGCGGCGCTGCCCGCGGCGCGCTATTACACCGGGCTCGACGGCCGGCGCAGCGCGGATATTGCGCTCGATGGCGTGACCGTCGACGCGAGCCAGCTGCTGCTGCAGGGCGAAGCCGTCGCGGCCGCGGTCAAGGTCGCGACCGACACCGCGGCCGTGATGACGTGCGCGCAGACCGTGGGCGCGCTTGGCGCGATGGTCGAGCAGACCATTGACTACCTGTCGACACGCACCCAGTTCGGCGTGCAGCTGTCGACCTTCCAGGCGCTGCGCCACCGGCTCGTCGAGATGTACGTGGCCTATGAAAGCGCGCGCGGCCTGGTCAAGGACGTGACCGAGGCGCTGTCCGCCGATCCCACGGGCCAGTCGCGCGATGCGGCGCTGACCAAGCTGTACCTGGCCAGCGTCGGCCGGACTGTGGCAGAGTCCGCGATCCAGTTGCATGGCGGCATGGGCATGACCACCGAAATGCCCGCCGCGCGCCTGGCCATGCATACGCTGATGTGCAACCTGCAGTATGGCGACCGCTTCCACTACCTTGATGCGCTGTCGGCGCAGATGGCTGAGGATGTGGCAGCCCTGCCGGCTTGA
- a CDS encoding TetR/AcrR family transcriptional regulator, whose protein sequence is MEEFRPRVDNRPEQIIGIACRLFARRGYEGTSLRDIAEEAKITKAALYYHFPNKEALFHRIVLGSLRTLIDVVRAAVEAAPTPLEKVRQYMLVSADFMDADRDSWMAGSNAFWMGAESEQRTLTIALRNEYETLLRTCIEEAIAAGEFKPHNVALTGRFLLSSLNQMTRWHNPKGKLSTREVIEEYLDMALNGLKATERS, encoded by the coding sequence GTGGAGGAATTCCGCCCGCGCGTCGACAACCGCCCCGAGCAGATCATCGGCATTGCGTGCCGGCTGTTCGCGCGCCGCGGCTACGAGGGCACGTCCCTGCGCGACATCGCCGAAGAAGCCAAGATCACCAAGGCCGCGCTCTACTACCACTTCCCCAACAAGGAAGCGCTGTTCCACCGCATCGTGCTGGGCTCGCTGCGCACGCTGATCGACGTGGTGCGCGCCGCCGTCGAGGCCGCGCCCACGCCGCTGGAGAAGGTGCGCCAGTACATGCTGGTGTCGGCCGACTTCATGGATGCCGACCGCGACTCCTGGATGGCCGGCTCGAACGCGTTCTGGATGGGCGCCGAAAGCGAGCAGCGCACGCTGACCATCGCACTGCGCAATGAGTACGAGACCCTGCTGCGCACCTGCATCGAGGAAGCGATTGCTGCGGGTGAATTCAAGCCGCACAACGTCGCGCTGACCGGGCGCTTCCTGCTCTCGTCGCTCAACCAGATGACGCGCTGGCACAACCCCAAGGGCAAGCTGTCGACGCGCGAGGTCATCGAGGAATATCTGGATATGGCGCTCAATGGCTTGAAGGCCACAGAGCGCAGTTAA